The following are encoded in a window of Sminthopsis crassicaudata isolate SCR6 chromosome 3, ASM4859323v1, whole genome shotgun sequence genomic DNA:
- the TMEM50B gene encoding transmembrane protein 50B — MAGFLDNFRWPECECIDWSERRNAVASVVAGVLFFTGWWIMIDAAVVYPKPEQMNHAFHTCGVFSTLAFFMINAVSNAQVRGDSYESGCLGRTGARVWLFIGFMLMFGSLIASMWILFGAYVTQNTNVYPGLAVFFQNALIFFSTLIYKFGRTEELWG, encoded by the exons ATGGCAGGCTTCCTAGATAATTTTCGGTGGCCAGAATGTGAATGCATTGATTGGAGTGAGAGAAGAAATGCGGTTGCATCTGTGGTAGCAGGTGTACTG ttttttacaGGTTGGTGGATAATGATTGATGCAGCTGTGGTATATCCTAAACCAGAACAAATGAACCATGCATTTCATACATGTGGAGTGTTTTCCACATTAGCTTTCTTCAT GATAAATGCTGTGTCAAATGCGCAAGTAAGAGGTGATAGCTATGAAAGTGGCTGTTTAGGAAGAACAG GTGCTCGAGTTTGGCTTTTCATTGGTTTCATGTTGATGTTTGGTTCCCTTATTGCGTCAATGTGGATTCTTTTTGGTGCATATGTTACTCAAA ATACTAATGTTTATCCAGGATTAGCTGTATTTTTTCAAAATGCACTTATATTTTTTAG taCCCTCATCTACAAATTTGGACGAACAGAAGAGTTATGGGGATAA